A portion of the Pelodiscus sinensis isolate JC-2024 chromosome 20, ASM4963464v1, whole genome shotgun sequence genome contains these proteins:
- the ENGASE gene encoding cytosolic endo-beta-N-acetylglucosaminidase isoform X1, protein MEAAERSKRPRGARAPARGSPPAVQSHGATVLHETVSYAPQPLSARHFDPDTGEPVSFYLSSLEELLAWKPTSDDDFNVATTPLADRQPPLRSKRPWTLVCHDMKNGYLGDRFIQGSAWRDPYVFYHWQYIDIFVYFSHHPVTIPPVGWTNAAHRHGVAMLGTFITEWVDGGELCEAFLGGEEAAYCAVAEQLGRLAGFYGFDGWLVNIENTLSEAAVRNLPLFLRALREQLQRAVPGGLVLWYDSVLPSGELQWQNELNEANRVFFDVCHGLFTNYNWKAEHLERMGAHAGERQADVYVGIDVFARGEVVGGGFETDKALRLIRQYGFSAAIFAPGWVYEHLGTKDFHQNQHRFWGSLAELLPTHSISTLPFSTSFCLGMGTRRFVAGQEEERGPWYNLSAQEIQPLFAEQRARDGAGGWLRTSCCLQDAWNGGSCLLIEGVIPPDAGQVAVRLFSFQTPAPRRLSLALRYKLEEQSPAVAVGLELSTWDAASCHGGSITALPGPVTRHRPQARLRAHRDTGGWMSRCYELELRDCTLHDLALVLSCPPPGGRFACRLGEIQVLDADNLPSPPPRAPTLTASQVLWQKGPGADQLSLSLTLRWSYPPGQARCFRIHCQGAARPRLQRLGLAHAPLYRVVGLAVPAAPPAGSGRLKFLVEPVPSQGGPVHRASWGRLVLVYSEPAGTSTN, encoded by the exons ATGGAGGCGGCGGAGCGGAGCAAGCGGCCGCGGGGAGCGCGCGCCCCGGCGCGGGG TTCCCCACCTGCCGTGCAGAGCCACGGAGCCACTGTCCTCCACGAGACGGTCAGCTACGCCCCTCAGCCCCTGTCAG CGCGGCACTTCGACCCGGACACCGGGGAGCCCGTCAGCTTCTACCTGTCCAGCCTGGAGGAGTTGCTGGCGTGGAAACCCACCAGCGACGACGACTTCAATGTCGCCACGACGCCGCTGGCGGACCGGCAGCCCCCGCTCCGCAGCAAGAGGCCCTGGACGCTGGTGTGCCACGACATGAAGAACGGGTACCTGGGGGACAG GTTCATCCAGGGCTCGGCTTGGCGGGACCCCTACGTGTTCTACCACTGGCAGTACATCGACATCTTCGTGTACTTCAGCCACCACCCGGTGACCATCCCGCCCGTCGGCTGGACCAACGCTGCCCACCGCCACGGCGTGGCCATGCTGG GGACCTTCATCACCGAGTGGGTCGACGGGGGCGAGCTGTGTGAGGCCTTCCTGGGCGGGGAGGAGGCCGCGTACTGCGCCGTGGCTGAGCAGCTGGGCCGCCTCGCCGGATTCTACGGCTTCGACGGCTGGCTGGTCAACATCGAGAACACCCTGAGC GAGGCGGCCGTGCGGAACCTGCCGCTCTTCCTGCGGGCGCTCCGGGAGCAGCTGCAGCGGGCCGTGCCCGGCGGGCTGGTGCTCTGGTACGACAGCGTCTTGCCGAGCGGGGAGCTGCAGTGGCAGAACGAGCTGAACGAGGCGAACAG ggtgtTCTTTGACGTCTGCCACGGCTTGTTCACAAACTACAACTGGAAGGCGGAGCACCTGGAGCGCATGGGGGCGCATGCCGGGGAGCGCCAGGCCGACGTCTACGTCGGCATCGACGTCTTCGCCCGCGGGGAGGTTGTAGGCGGCGGCTTTGAGACGGACAag GCGCTGCGCCTGATCCGCCAGTACGGCTTCTCCGCGGCCATCTTCGCCCCCGGCTGGGTCTACGAACACCTGGGCACCAAGGATTTCCATCAGAACCAGCACAG GTTCTGGGGTTCGCTGGCGGAGCTGCTGCCCACACACAGCATCAGCACCCTGCCCttcagcaccagcttctgcctgggcATGGGCACCAGGAGGTTCGTGGCTGGGCAG GAAGAAGAACGTGGGCCCTGGTACAACCTGAGCGCCCAAGAGATCCAGCCCCTCTTCGCGGAGCAGCGGGCACGGGACGGGGCGGGCGGCTGGCTGCGCACGAGCTGCTGCCTGCAGGACGCTTGGAACGGTGGCAGCTGCCTTCTCATTGAGGGGGTGATCCCGCCGGATGCGGGCCAGGTGGCTGTCCG CCTCTTCTCCTTCCAGACGCCGGCTCCCCGCAGGCTGTCCCTGGCCCTGCGGTACAAGCTGGAGGAGCAGTCGCCCgcggtggcagtggggctggaacttAGCACGTGGGACGCCGCCTCCTGCCACGGTGGCAGCATCACTGCCCTGCCGG ggCCGGTCACCCGGCATCGGCCCCAGGCGCGGCTCCGCGCACACAGGGACACGGGCGGTTGGATGAGCCG GTGCTACGAGCTGGAGCTGCGGGACTGCACCCTGCACGACCTGGCGCTGGTCCTCTCGTGCCCCCCGCCAGGAGGGCGTTTCGCCTGCCGCCTCGGGGAGatccag GTGCTGGATGCCGACAACCTGCCCtcgcccccgccccgggcgcccACCCTCACGGCCTCCCAGGTGCTGTGGCAGAAGGGGCCCGGTGCCGACCAGCTGTCCCTCAGCCTCACCTTGCGCTGGTCCTACCCGCCCGGCCAAGCCCGCTGCTTCCGGATCCACTGCCAGGGCGCCGCCCGCCCCCGCCTgcagcgcctggggctggcacacgCCCCCCTCTACCGCGTGGTGGGCTTGGCCGTGCCAGCAGCGCCCCCCGCAGGCTCTGGGCGCCTGAAGTTCTTGGTGGAGCCGGTTCCGAGCCAAGGGGGCCCCGTGCACCGGGCCAGCTGGGGGCGGCTGGTTCTGGTCTATTCTGAGCCAGCGGGCACCAGCACCAATTAA
- the CANT1 gene encoding soluble calcium-activated nucleotidase 1, which produces MPAPPSPRPQWSESMPPLRISVGGLPVLASMTKATDPRFRLRWKAILVSSLSVALVLLLLCFHRSATGRPAPGNAHTWRLGPPPGARYNDTYPLSPPQRSAEGVRYRIAVIADLDTGSKGPQEHTWFSYLRKGYLSLSASGDRVTVEWDRADSVLESHLAEKGRGMELSELVVFNGRLYAVDDRTGVVYLIEGTKVVPWVILSDGDGTVGKGFKAEWLAVKDERLFVGGLGKEWTTTTGEVMNENPEWVKVVGSKGDVAHENWVSNYNALRTAAGIRPPGYLIHESAAWSERLQRWFFLPRRASHERYDEKADEHRGTNLLLRATPDFSNIAVSHVGAAVPTHGFSSFKFVPDTDDQVIVALKSEEDDGKVATYIMAFTLDGRVLLPETRIGATKYEGIEFI; this is translated from the exons ATgcccgccccgcccagcccgcGCCCGCAATGGAGTGAGTCTATGCCCCCCCTCCGGATCAGCGTCGGTGGCCTGCCCGTCCTCGCGTCCATGACGAAGGCCACCGACCCCCGCTTCCGCCTGCGCTGGAAAGCCATCCTGGTGTCCTCGCTCAGCGTGGCCTtggtgctgctcctgctctgcttTCATCGCTCGGCCACCGGCAGGCCGGCCCCCGGCAATGCCCACACCTGGCGCCTTGGCCCGCCGCCGGGGGCCCGGTACAATGACACCTACCCCCTGTCCCCGCCCCAGCGCAGCGCCGAAGGGGTGCGCTACAGGATCGCCGTCATCGCCGACCTGGACACGGGCTCCAAGGGCCCGCAGGAGCACACCTGGTTCAGCTACCTGCGGAAGGGCTACCTGAGCCTGTCGGCCAGCGGGGACCGCGTGACGGTGGAGTGGGACCGGGCCGACAGCGTGCTGGAGTCCCACCTGGCCGAGAAGGGCCGGGGCATGGAGCTCTCGGAGCTGGTCGTGTTCAACGGGAGGCTGTACGCCGTGGACGACCGGACCGGGGTGGTGTACCTGATCGAGGGCACCAAGGTGGTGCCCTGGGTCATCCTGTCGGACGGGGATGGTACCGTGGGCAAAG gcttcaaAGCGGAGTGGCTGGCGGTGAAGGACGAGCGGCTGTTCGTGGGCGGCCTGGGGAAGGAGTGGACCACCACCACCGGGGAGGTGATGAACGAGAACCCCGAGTGGGTGAAGGTGGTCGGGTCCAAGGGGGACGTGGCCCATGAGAACTGGGTGTCCAACTACAACGCGCTGAGGACAGCGGCTGGCATCAGGCCTCCAG ggTACCTGATCCACGAATCGGCCGCCTGGAGCGAGAGGCTGCAGCGCTGGTTCTTCCTGCCACGCCGGGCCAGCCACGAGCGCTACGACGAGAAGGCCGACGAGCACCGGGGCACCAACCTGCTGCTGCGGGCCACGCCGGACTTCAGCAACATCGCAGTCAGCCACGTGGGGGCTGCCGTCCCCACCCACGGCTTCTCCTCCTTCAAATTCGTCCCGGACACAGACGACCAGGTCATTGTGGCCTTGAAGTCCGAGGAGGACGATGGCAAGGTGGCCACTTACATCATGGCCTTCACGCTGGACGGGCGTGTCCTGCTGCCAGAGACCCGCATCGGGGCCACGAAATACGAAGGGATTGAATTTATTTAA
- the ENGASE gene encoding cytosolic endo-beta-N-acetylglucosaminidase isoform X3, translating into MEAAERSKRPRGARAPARGSPPAVQSHGATVLHETVSYAPQPLSARHFDPDTGEPVSFYLSSLEELLAWKPTSDDDFNVATTPLADRQPPLRSKRPWTLVCHDMKNGYLGDRFIQGSAWRDPYVFYHWQYIDIFVYFSHHPVTIPPVGWTNAAHRHGVAMLGTFITEWVDGGELCEAFLGGEEAAYCAVAEQLGRLAGFYGFDGWLVNIENTLSEAAVRNLPLFLRALREQLQRAVPGGLVLWYDSVLPSGELQWQNELNEANRVFFDVCHGLFTNYNWKAEHLERMGAHAGERQADVYVGIDVFARGEVVGGGFETDKALRLIRQYGFSAAIFAPGWVYEHLGTKDFHQNQHRFWGSLAELLPTHSISTLPFSTSFCLGMGTRRFVAGQEEERGPWYNLSAQEIQPLFAEQRARDGAGGWLRTSCCLQDAWNGGSCLLIEGVIPPDAGQTPAPRRLSLALRYKLEEQSPAVAVGLELSTWDAASCHGGSITALPGPVTRHRPQARLRAHRDTGGWMSRCYELELRDCTLHDLALVLSCPPPGGRFACRLGEIQVLDADNLPSPPPRAPTLTASQVLWQKGPGADQLSLSLTLRWSYPPGQARCFRIHCQGAARPRLQRLGLAHAPLYRVVGLAVPAAPPAGSGRLKFLVEPVPSQGGPVHRASWGRLVLVYSEPAGTSTN; encoded by the exons ATGGAGGCGGCGGAGCGGAGCAAGCGGCCGCGGGGAGCGCGCGCCCCGGCGCGGGG TTCCCCACCTGCCGTGCAGAGCCACGGAGCCACTGTCCTCCACGAGACGGTCAGCTACGCCCCTCAGCCCCTGTCAG CGCGGCACTTCGACCCGGACACCGGGGAGCCCGTCAGCTTCTACCTGTCCAGCCTGGAGGAGTTGCTGGCGTGGAAACCCACCAGCGACGACGACTTCAATGTCGCCACGACGCCGCTGGCGGACCGGCAGCCCCCGCTCCGCAGCAAGAGGCCCTGGACGCTGGTGTGCCACGACATGAAGAACGGGTACCTGGGGGACAG GTTCATCCAGGGCTCGGCTTGGCGGGACCCCTACGTGTTCTACCACTGGCAGTACATCGACATCTTCGTGTACTTCAGCCACCACCCGGTGACCATCCCGCCCGTCGGCTGGACCAACGCTGCCCACCGCCACGGCGTGGCCATGCTGG GGACCTTCATCACCGAGTGGGTCGACGGGGGCGAGCTGTGTGAGGCCTTCCTGGGCGGGGAGGAGGCCGCGTACTGCGCCGTGGCTGAGCAGCTGGGCCGCCTCGCCGGATTCTACGGCTTCGACGGCTGGCTGGTCAACATCGAGAACACCCTGAGC GAGGCGGCCGTGCGGAACCTGCCGCTCTTCCTGCGGGCGCTCCGGGAGCAGCTGCAGCGGGCCGTGCCCGGCGGGCTGGTGCTCTGGTACGACAGCGTCTTGCCGAGCGGGGAGCTGCAGTGGCAGAACGAGCTGAACGAGGCGAACAG ggtgtTCTTTGACGTCTGCCACGGCTTGTTCACAAACTACAACTGGAAGGCGGAGCACCTGGAGCGCATGGGGGCGCATGCCGGGGAGCGCCAGGCCGACGTCTACGTCGGCATCGACGTCTTCGCCCGCGGGGAGGTTGTAGGCGGCGGCTTTGAGACGGACAag GCGCTGCGCCTGATCCGCCAGTACGGCTTCTCCGCGGCCATCTTCGCCCCCGGCTGGGTCTACGAACACCTGGGCACCAAGGATTTCCATCAGAACCAGCACAG GTTCTGGGGTTCGCTGGCGGAGCTGCTGCCCACACACAGCATCAGCACCCTGCCCttcagcaccagcttctgcctgggcATGGGCACCAGGAGGTTCGTGGCTGGGCAG GAAGAAGAACGTGGGCCCTGGTACAACCTGAGCGCCCAAGAGATCCAGCCCCTCTTCGCGGAGCAGCGGGCACGGGACGGGGCGGGCGGCTGGCTGCGCACGAGCTGCTGCCTGCAGGACGCTTGGAACGGTGGCAGCTGCCTTCTCATTGAGGGGGTGATCCCGCCGGATGCGGGCCAG ACGCCGGCTCCCCGCAGGCTGTCCCTGGCCCTGCGGTACAAGCTGGAGGAGCAGTCGCCCgcggtggcagtggggctggaacttAGCACGTGGGACGCCGCCTCCTGCCACGGTGGCAGCATCACTGCCCTGCCGG ggCCGGTCACCCGGCATCGGCCCCAGGCGCGGCTCCGCGCACACAGGGACACGGGCGGTTGGATGAGCCG GTGCTACGAGCTGGAGCTGCGGGACTGCACCCTGCACGACCTGGCGCTGGTCCTCTCGTGCCCCCCGCCAGGAGGGCGTTTCGCCTGCCGCCTCGGGGAGatccag GTGCTGGATGCCGACAACCTGCCCtcgcccccgccccgggcgcccACCCTCACGGCCTCCCAGGTGCTGTGGCAGAAGGGGCCCGGTGCCGACCAGCTGTCCCTCAGCCTCACCTTGCGCTGGTCCTACCCGCCCGGCCAAGCCCGCTGCTTCCGGATCCACTGCCAGGGCGCCGCCCGCCCCCGCCTgcagcgcctggggctggcacacgCCCCCCTCTACCGCGTGGTGGGCTTGGCCGTGCCAGCAGCGCCCCCCGCAGGCTCTGGGCGCCTGAAGTTCTTGGTGGAGCCGGTTCCGAGCCAAGGGGGCCCCGTGCACCGGGCCAGCTGGGGGCGGCTGGTTCTGGTCTATTCTGAGCCAGCGGGCACCAGCACCAATTAA
- the C1QTNF1 gene encoding complement C1q tumor necrosis factor-related protein 1, giving the protein MEGPWALSLLLLACLLSQPSHPREELTWAPPPRHAARAKQDPGKRHGSLEQPPPTQCVRCCDPPQHAPAHPLYQPVPQINITILKGEKGDPGERGLQGKFGKAGSAGSRGHAGPKGQKGSVGAPGEPCKSHYAAFSVGRKKPLHSNDYYQTLLFDTEFVNLYGHFNMFTGKFYCYVPGIYFFALNVHTWNQKETYLHIVRNGLEAAILYAQLSDRSIMQSQSLMLELREQDEVWVRLFKGERENAVFSDEYDTYVTFTGYLVKYGGEP; this is encoded by the exons ATGGAGGGGCCGTGGGCACtgagcctgctgctgctggcctgccTGCTGAGCCAGCCCAGCCACCCCCGGGAGGAGCTGAcatgggccccgcccccccgccatgccgccag GGCCAAGCAGGACCCCGGGAAGCGTCatggcagcctggagcagcctccccccacccagtgcgTCCGCTGCTGCGACCCCCCCCAGCACGCCCCAGCTCACCCCCTCTACCAGCCTGTGCCCCAGATCAACATCACCATCCTGAAAG GGGAGAAAGGGGACCCGGGCGAGCGAGGCCTGCAGGGCAAGTTCGGCAAAGCGGGCTCGGCAGGCAGCCGGGGCCACGCGGGGCCCAAGGGACAGAAGGGGAGCGTCGGGGCCCCCGGGGAGCCCTGCAAAAGCCACTACGCCGCCTTCTCGGTGGgccgcaagaaacccctgcacaGCAACGACTACTACCAGACCCTGCTCTTCGACACCGAGTTCGTCAACCTCTACGGCCACTTCAACATGTTCACCGGCAAGTTCTACTGCTACGTGCCCGGCATCTACTTCTTCGCGCTCAATGTGCACACCTGGAACCAGAAGGAGACCTACCTGCACATCGTGCGCAACGGGCTGGAGGCCGCCATCCTCTACGCCCAGCTGAGCGACCGCAGCATCATGCAGAGCCAGAGCCTCATGCTGGAGCTGCGGGAGCAGGACGAGGTCTGGGTGCGGCTCTTCAAGGGCGAGCGAGAGAACGCCGTCTTCAGCGACGAGTACGACACCTACGTCACCTTCACCGGCTACCTGGTCAAGTACGGCGGGGAGCCCTGA
- the ENGASE gene encoding cytosolic endo-beta-N-acetylglucosaminidase isoform X2 — translation MEAAERSKRPRGARAPARGSPPAVQSHGATVLHETVSYAPQPLSARHFDPDTGEPVSFYLSSLEELLAWKPTSDDDFNVATTPLADRQPPLRSKRPWTLVCHDMKNGYLGDRFIQGSAWRDPYVFYHWQYIDIFVYFSHHPVTIPPVGWTNAAHRHGVAMLGTFITEWVDGGELCEAFLGGEEAAYCAVAEQLGRLAGFYGFDGWLVNIENTLSEAAVRNLPLFLRALREQLQRAVPGGLVLWYDSVLPSGELQWQNELNEANRVFFDVCHGLFTNYNWKAEHLERMGAHAGERQADVYVGIDVFARGEVVGGGFETDKALRLIRQYGFSAAIFAPGWVYEHLGTKDFHQNQCRFWGSLAELLPTHSISTLPFSTSFCLGMGTRRFVAGQEEERGPWYNLSAQEIQPLFAEQRARDGAGGWLRTSCCLQDAWNGGSCLLIEGVIPPDAGQVAVRLFSFQTPAPRRLSLALRYKLEEQSPAVAVGLELSTWDAASCHGGSITALPGPVTRHRPQARLRAHRDTGGWMSRCYELELRDCTLHDLALVLSCPPPGGRFACRLGEIQVLDADNLPSPPPRAPTLTASQVLWQKGPGADQLSLSLTLRWSYPPGQARCFRIHCQGAARPRLQRLGLAHAPLYRVVGLAVPAAPPAGSGRLKFLVEPVPSQGGPVHRASWGRLVLVYSEPAGTSTN, via the exons ATGGAGGCGGCGGAGCGGAGCAAGCGGCCGCGGGGAGCGCGCGCCCCGGCGCGGGG TTCCCCACCTGCCGTGCAGAGCCACGGAGCCACTGTCCTCCACGAGACGGTCAGCTACGCCCCTCAGCCCCTGTCAG CGCGGCACTTCGACCCGGACACCGGGGAGCCCGTCAGCTTCTACCTGTCCAGCCTGGAGGAGTTGCTGGCGTGGAAACCCACCAGCGACGACGACTTCAATGTCGCCACGACGCCGCTGGCGGACCGGCAGCCCCCGCTCCGCAGCAAGAGGCCCTGGACGCTGGTGTGCCACGACATGAAGAACGGGTACCTGGGGGACAG GTTCATCCAGGGCTCGGCTTGGCGGGACCCCTACGTGTTCTACCACTGGCAGTACATCGACATCTTCGTGTACTTCAGCCACCACCCGGTGACCATCCCGCCCGTCGGCTGGACCAACGCTGCCCACCGCCACGGCGTGGCCATGCTGG GGACCTTCATCACCGAGTGGGTCGACGGGGGCGAGCTGTGTGAGGCCTTCCTGGGCGGGGAGGAGGCCGCGTACTGCGCCGTGGCTGAGCAGCTGGGCCGCCTCGCCGGATTCTACGGCTTCGACGGCTGGCTGGTCAACATCGAGAACACCCTGAGC GAGGCGGCCGTGCGGAACCTGCCGCTCTTCCTGCGGGCGCTCCGGGAGCAGCTGCAGCGGGCCGTGCCCGGCGGGCTGGTGCTCTGGTACGACAGCGTCTTGCCGAGCGGGGAGCTGCAGTGGCAGAACGAGCTGAACGAGGCGAACAG ggtgtTCTTTGACGTCTGCCACGGCTTGTTCACAAACTACAACTGGAAGGCGGAGCACCTGGAGCGCATGGGGGCGCATGCCGGGGAGCGCCAGGCCGACGTCTACGTCGGCATCGACGTCTTCGCCCGCGGGGAGGTTGTAGGCGGCGGCTTTGAGACGGACAag GCGCTGCGCCTGATCCGCCAGTACGGCTTCTCCGCGGCCATCTTCGCCCCCGGCTGGGTCTACGAACACCTGGGCACCAAGGATTTCCATCAGAACCAG TGCAGGTTCTGGGGTTCGCTGGCGGAGCTGCTGCCCACACACAGCATCAGCACCCTGCCCttcagcaccagcttctgcctgggcATGGGCACCAGGAGGTTCGTGGCTGGGCAG GAAGAAGAACGTGGGCCCTGGTACAACCTGAGCGCCCAAGAGATCCAGCCCCTCTTCGCGGAGCAGCGGGCACGGGACGGGGCGGGCGGCTGGCTGCGCACGAGCTGCTGCCTGCAGGACGCTTGGAACGGTGGCAGCTGCCTTCTCATTGAGGGGGTGATCCCGCCGGATGCGGGCCAGGTGGCTGTCCG CCTCTTCTCCTTCCAGACGCCGGCTCCCCGCAGGCTGTCCCTGGCCCTGCGGTACAAGCTGGAGGAGCAGTCGCCCgcggtggcagtggggctggaacttAGCACGTGGGACGCCGCCTCCTGCCACGGTGGCAGCATCACTGCCCTGCCGG ggCCGGTCACCCGGCATCGGCCCCAGGCGCGGCTCCGCGCACACAGGGACACGGGCGGTTGGATGAGCCG GTGCTACGAGCTGGAGCTGCGGGACTGCACCCTGCACGACCTGGCGCTGGTCCTCTCGTGCCCCCCGCCAGGAGGGCGTTTCGCCTGCCGCCTCGGGGAGatccag GTGCTGGATGCCGACAACCTGCCCtcgcccccgccccgggcgcccACCCTCACGGCCTCCCAGGTGCTGTGGCAGAAGGGGCCCGGTGCCGACCAGCTGTCCCTCAGCCTCACCTTGCGCTGGTCCTACCCGCCCGGCCAAGCCCGCTGCTTCCGGATCCACTGCCAGGGCGCCGCCCGCCCCCGCCTgcagcgcctggggctggcacacgCCCCCCTCTACCGCGTGGTGGGCTTGGCCGTGCCAGCAGCGCCCCCCGCAGGCTCTGGGCGCCTGAAGTTCTTGGTGGAGCCGGTTCCGAGCCAAGGGGGCCCCGTGCACCGGGCCAGCTGGGGGCGGCTGGTTCTGGTCTATTCTGAGCCAGCGGGCACCAGCACCAATTAA